In Candidatus Pelagibacter sp. HIMB1321, a single genomic region encodes these proteins:
- a CDS encoding HIT family protein produces MRDPNNPCLFCNVKESGVAHENNLAYASYDTYPVSDHHCLIIPKRHIKNYFDLTNEELLACNDLIKLVKDEILNKDTSVEGFNVGTNSGTVAGQSIMHCHIHVIPRRSGDVENPQGGVRSVIPKKQHYIRRK; encoded by the coding sequence ATGAGAGATCCAAATAATCCTTGTTTATTTTGCAATGTTAAAGAAAGTGGAGTAGCACATGAAAATAATTTAGCTTATGCAAGTTATGACACTTACCCAGTCTCTGATCATCATTGTCTGATAATTCCAAAAAGACACATTAAGAATTATTTTGACCTAACAAATGAGGAGCTTTTAGCATGTAATGATCTTATAAAATTAGTTAAAGATGAAATTTTAAATAAAGATACAAGTGTAGAAGGTTTCAATGTAGGTACTAATTCAGGAACTGTTGCTGGACAGTCAATAATGCATTGTCATATTCATGTGATTCCAAGACGTTCTGGTGACGTTGAGAACCCTCAAGGCGGTGTAAGATCAGTAATCCCAAAAAAACAACATTATATAAGAAGAAAATAA
- a CDS encoding adenylyl-sulfate reductase: MIYTNPFSTLAETVSPVAMQSFIIAMVILIAVGTIIQMIHHKNITYFFNNAKKAKLSATKELSAGEKTAIIAKTAVVDIGTTSELGFGKRRLAHVLGMYGTILFWIASVVLVFSYTGAGKSNSEIWSMLWHVGAILTCLGGYWFWFFLRVDVSSEAHPWYRIIKADLFVLALLACATFGLAWSYTQFNGQVGLSYLFLILFVTANIVLFGGVYWSKFAHMFYKPGAAIQKNLAEADGSRDNLPPPADAPEQFGLGIKREQPKHY; encoded by the coding sequence ATGATATACACAAACCCATTTTCTACTTTAGCAGAAACCGTTTCGCCAGTTGCTATGCAAAGCTTTATTATAGCAATGGTTATTTTAATTGCTGTTGGAACAATTATTCAAATGATCCATCATAAAAATATTACTTACTTTTTTAATAATGCAAAAAAAGCAAAATTGTCAGCAACTAAAGAACTTAGTGCTGGAGAAAAAACTGCGATAATAGCAAAAACAGCAGTTGTAGATATTGGTACAACTTCAGAACTTGGCTTTGGAAAAAGAAGACTTGCTCATGTACTTGGTATGTATGGTACAATTTTATTTTGGATTGCATCAGTAGTTTTAGTTTTCAGCTACACTGGTGCTGGGAAATCTAATTCAGAAATTTGGTCAATGCTCTGGCATGTTGGAGCAATACTTACTTGTTTAGGTGGTTATTGGTTCTGGTTTTTCTTAAGAGTAGATGTTTCATCAGAAGCTCATCCTTGGTATAGAATTATTAAAGCAGATTTATTTGTACTTGCTCTTTTAGCTTGTGCTACTTTTGGATTAGCTTGGTCATACACACAATTTAATGGTCAAGTTGGATTATCTTATTTATTTTTGATTTTATTCGTAACTGCAAATATTGTTTTATTTGGAGGTGTATATTGGTCTAAGTTTGCTCACATGTTTTATAAACCAGGAGCAGCAATACAAAAAAATTTGGCTGAAGCAGATGGTTCGAGAGATAACCTGCCACCACCAGCGGATGCACCAGAGCAATTTGGTCTTGGTATTAAAAGAGAACAACCTAAACACTATTAA
- the aprB gene encoding adenylyl-sulfate reductase subunit beta: MSTFVYMTRCDGCGHCVDICPSDIMHIDENIRRAKNIEPNFCWECYSCVKACPNHAIDVRGYADFAPMGHSVRVRREEEKGTISWKIKFRNGTEKNFVSPITTKPWGKFIPKLADGDKPNQGEINSQRLYREPEGLNTGGELPVVPKESFKKGVYY; this comes from the coding sequence ATGTCAACATTTGTATACATGACTAGATGTGATGGCTGCGGTCATTGCGTAGATATTTGCCCATCAGATATAATGCACATTGATGAAAATATCAGACGTGCAAAAAATATAGAGCCAAACTTTTGTTGGGAATGTTATTCATGCGTTAAAGCATGTCCTAATCATGCAATTGATGTAAGAGGTTATGCAGACTTTGCTCCAATGGGACACAGTGTAAGAGTTAGAAGAGAAGAGGAAAAAGGAACAATCTCTTGGAAAATAAAATTTAGAAATGGAACAGAAAAAAACTTTGTTTCTCCAATTACAACAAAACCTTGGGGTAAATTTATTCCAAAACTTGCAGATGGTGATAAACCAAACCAAGGAGAAATAAATTCTCAAAGATTGTATAGAGAACCAGAAGGATTAAATACGGGTGGTGAATTACCTGTTGTTCCTAAAGAGTCGTTCAAGAAAGGGGTATACTACTAA
- the aprA gene encoding adenylyl-sulfate reductase subunit alpha, with product MAKHKTHYEDCDILVVGGGMAGTGATFEARHWGRDMKIVCVEKANIDRSGAVAQGLYAINCYMGMQWGENQPEDHVRYARNDLMGMVREDLGYDMARHVDSTVHMFDEWGLPMMKNEKTGRYLREGKWQIMIHGESYKPIVAEAAKKSADKIYNRIMITHLLMDEAQDNRIGGAVGFNMRTGDFHVFRAKAVIVAAGGASHIFKPRAVGEGMGRTWYAPWSNGSAYALPIAAGAKMTQMENRIVLCRFKDGYGPVGAYFLHLKTYTQNANGENYEKKWYDQTKELVGEYIDHHPTPTCLRNHAFIQEVAAGGGPIHMVTTEAFQDPHLETVGWENFLGMTVGQAVVWASQNIDPKYTNPELTTSEPYVMGSHATCSGAWVSGPEDLSPPEYFWGYNRMLTIDGLFGAGDTVGGSAHKFSSGSFTEGRLAAKAAVKYIEDKKADGIKVSDKQCENFKEIVYKPLDNYTIARNEITGGTVSPSYISPIQGLQRLQKIMDEYVGGITSNYMTNGNMLKRGLELLDWLQEDLEHVGAEDYHQLMRAWELKHRALTSQCVTEHTLFREETRWPGYYYRGDHMKLDDDNWHCLTVSRRDPKTGKFSMEKVPVYHIVDENEKKKAS from the coding sequence ATGGCAAAGCATAAAACTCATTACGAAGATTGTGATATTCTAGTTGTTGGTGGTGGTATGGCTGGAACTGGTGCTACGTTTGAAGCGAGACACTGGGGCAGAGACATGAAAATTGTTTGTGTTGAGAAAGCTAACATCGATAGAAGTGGTGCTGTAGCTCAAGGTCTATATGCAATTAACTGCTACATGGGTATGCAGTGGGGCGAAAACCAACCAGAAGATCATGTTCGATATGCAAGAAATGATCTGATGGGAATGGTTAGAGAAGATTTAGGTTATGACATGGCTCGTCATGTAGATTCTACAGTTCATATGTTTGATGAATGGGGTCTTCCAATGATGAAAAATGAAAAAACTGGAAGATACCTAAGAGAAGGTAAGTGGCAGATAATGATCCATGGTGAAAGTTATAAGCCAATTGTTGCTGAAGCTGCAAAAAAATCTGCTGATAAAATTTACAATAGAATAATGATTACTCATCTTTTAATGGATGAAGCTCAAGACAATAGAATTGGTGGAGCTGTAGGCTTTAACATGAGAACAGGTGATTTCCATGTGTTTAGAGCTAAAGCAGTTATTGTTGCTGCTGGTGGAGCATCACACATATTTAAGCCAAGAGCAGTTGGTGAAGGTATGGGAAGAACTTGGTACGCACCTTGGAGTAATGGTTCAGCATATGCATTACCAATAGCAGCTGGGGCTAAAATGACTCAGATGGAAAATAGAATTGTTTTATGTAGATTTAAAGATGGATATGGACCAGTTGGTGCCTATTTTCTTCATTTAAAAACATACACTCAAAACGCTAATGGCGAAAACTACGAGAAGAAATGGTATGATCAAACTAAAGAGCTAGTTGGTGAATATATTGATCATCATCCAACTCCTACTTGTTTAAGAAACCATGCATTTATTCAAGAAGTTGCTGCAGGTGGTGGACCAATTCATATGGTTACAACTGAGGCTTTCCAAGATCCACACTTAGAAACTGTTGGATGGGAAAACTTTTTAGGCATGACAGTTGGACAAGCAGTTGTTTGGGCTTCGCAAAATATTGACCCTAAATACACAAATCCAGAACTAACTACTTCAGAACCATATGTTATGGGCTCTCATGCAACATGTTCAGGAGCTTGGGTAAGTGGACCTGAAGATTTATCTCCGCCAGAATATTTCTGGGGTTACAATAGAATGTTAACTATCGATGGATTATTTGGTGCGGGTGACACTGTTGGTGGAAGTGCACACAAATTTTCATCAGGTTCTTTTACTGAAGGAAGATTAGCTGCAAAAGCTGCTGTAAAATATATTGAAGATAAAAAAGCAGATGGAATTAAAGTTTCAGACAAACAGTGTGAAAACTTTAAGGAAATTGTTTATAAACCTTTAGATAATTACACAATCGCAAGAAACGAGATTACAGGAGGAACAGTATCTCCAAGCTATATATCTCCAATTCAAGGTTTACAAAGACTACAGAAAATCATGGATGAGTATGTAGGTGGTATTACTTCCAACTATATGACTAATGGAAATATGCTAAAAAGAGGTCTGGAGCTACTAGATTGGCTGCAAGAAGATCTAGAGCATGTTGGAGCAGAGGATTATCACCAGTTAATGAGAGCTTGGGAGCTAAAGCATAGAGCTTTAACTTCTCAGTGTGTTACTGAACATACTCTATTTAGAGAAGAAACTCGTTGGCCTGGATATTACTACAGAGGTGATCACATGAAATTAGATGATGATAATTGGCATTGTTTAACAGTTTCAAGAAGAGATCCTAAAACTGGTAAGTTCAGCATGGAGAAAGTGCCTGTTTACCATATCGTTGACGAAAACGAGAAGAAAAAAGCCTCTTAA
- a CDS encoding sulfite exporter TauE/SafE family protein produces MEVFLPIAQVSISAIEILLLSGIVGVLSGLFGVGGGFLMTPFLIFLGVPPAYAVANEANNILATSVSGSTTHYLKNTLDYKMGFMIVIGGSIGTLLGIYTFSYFKGIGKIDTVISLAYMYILAIIGTLMLVESLGEIDNSRKNALIKKKLHVHYWIHGLPFRMRFPKSKLYESIFTPIIIGLMVGFIAAIMGIGGAFILVPAMIYIIKMPTKLVPGTSLFVTIFVSVIVTFLHAFNYGSIDLVLVFLLVVGSIIGVQSGQKLGEKINSSGLKALLAILLLAVGIAIAYDTFFVEHVEKEINQITNNELNALSMLVQKFSKEMPIVYSLFSIFFAVGLGIAAAFIRRFISDLRKKHFSKAS; encoded by the coding sequence ATGGAAGTCTTTCTACCTATAGCTCAAGTTTCAATTAGCGCTATTGAAATTTTATTACTGAGTGGAATTGTAGGTGTTTTATCGGGGCTGTTCGGTGTTGGTGGAGGTTTTTTGATGACACCTTTCTTAATATTTTTAGGTGTGCCTCCTGCATATGCAGTCGCAAATGAAGCAAATAACATTTTAGCTACCTCTGTATCAGGCTCAACAACTCATTATTTAAAAAATACTTTAGATTATAAAATGGGTTTCATGATTGTTATTGGTGGATCAATTGGAACTTTACTAGGCATTTATACGTTTAGTTATTTCAAAGGGATAGGTAAAATTGATACTGTTATATCTTTAGCTTACATGTACATCCTTGCAATTATAGGAACCTTGATGCTTGTTGAAAGTTTAGGCGAGATAGATAATTCAAGAAAAAATGCTTTAATTAAGAAAAAATTACATGTTCATTATTGGATACACGGTCTTCCATTTAGAATGAGATTTCCAAAATCTAAATTGTATGAAAGTATTTTTACACCAATCATTATAGGTCTCATGGTAGGATTTATTGCTGCAATAATGGGAATTGGTGGGGCATTTATTTTAGTTCCAGCTATGATTTACATTATAAAAATGCCTACTAAATTAGTTCCCGGAACTTCATTATTTGTAACAATTTTTGTAAGTGTAATTGTTACATTTCTTCATGCATTTAATTATGGATCAATTGATTTAGTTTTAGTTTTTTTACTTGTAGTTGGATCAATTATTGGAGTTCAGTCTGGACAAAAACTTGGTGAAAAAATTAACAGTTCTGGCTTAAAAGCTTTATTGGCAATTTTATTATTAGCTGTTGGTATAGCAATTGCTTATGATACCTTTTTTGTTGAACATGTTGAAAAAGAAATAAATCAAATAACTAATAATGAATTAAATGCATTATCAATGTTAGTACAAAAATTCTCTAAAGAAATGCCAATTGTATATAGTTTGTTTTCAATATTTTTTGCTGTTGGACTTGGTATTGCTGCTGCATTTATTAGAAGATTTATTTCTGATTTAAGAAAGAAGCATTTTTCAAAAGCTTCTTAA